A genomic region of Papaver somniferum cultivar HN1 chromosome 7, ASM357369v1, whole genome shotgun sequence contains the following coding sequences:
- the LOC113296787 gene encoding kinesin-like protein KIN-7E, chloroplastic codes for MSSSRSQRSTTTISPFRSRKPPVPVAATPPSSSKSAGARPTTPSSTSSSRPPHKLSPSPFEISKPKENVTVTVRFRPLSAREVKKGDEIAWYADGDYTVRNEYNTSIAYAFDRVFGPATTTRQVYDISAQQIVSGAMEGINGTVFAYGVTSSGKTHTMHGEQKSPGIIPLAVKDVFGIIQETPGREFLLRVSYLEIYNEVINDLLDPTGQNLRIREDAQGTYVEGMKEEVVLSPAHALSLIASGEEHRHVGSNNYNLLSSRSHTIFTLTIESSSRGDNHMEEDVALSQLNLIDLAGSESSKAETIGLRRKEGSYINKSLLTLGTVISKLTDAKSTHIPYRDSKLTRVLQSSLSGHGRVSLICTVTPASSNTEETHNTLKFAHRSKHVEIKASQNKILDEKSVIKKYQKEITSLKEELQHLKQGATEKPYAVASNPEDLVSLKLQMEAGQVKLQSRLEEEEQAKAALMGRIQRLTKLILVSTKNTLSSSTPQKTGYRQRHSFGEDELIYLPDKKREYLIDDDATSMDSEFSAEARYDANNVDELVKRDKKSKRHGMLGWFKQRKPENLSGLSSSESSVGGSPAPSSKSSQHKVLVTDMRDGQRMSVGRRGDDPCNLFKTGTTITDQMDLLREQVKTLAGELALCISSSERLSEKAASDPEDLHLQDQMRKLKDEISEKQGHMHELEQLMLGSIESTPRASNNIEMSQALSKFATQLNEKTFDLEIKSADNRILQEQLQMKMSENAEMQETVLLLRQQLDSLLVNNSGQAGNLVASTNCSSEQSRENRESKVEIGSYEEGSSRCKCNADKSLSSQVLKQDAEIKNLKQDNAKLTEERDGFATDNQNLAEEASYAKELASAAAIELRNLAEEVTKLSYENAKLTGELAAPKESAYCRANALSRNPEDGMLIEELQNELIVRYQREASLEAALSERIRRESELEKRLDEAKQHEEDLENELSNMWLLIAKMRKTSIDPEDSYLEGEQKINVPLKSAQNEYPSSNHARNGTSEPGVSCGNMEELSTLEETRAGYETEKRRCRELESIISKLKGQDLNGLDIAALEELQDLHVEAITKICHAKCANHVL; via the exons atgtctTCATCGAGGTCTCAgagatccaccaccaccatctcccctTTCCGATCAAGAAAACCACCAGTTCCGGTGGCTGCTACTCcgccttcttcttcaaaatctgcTGGTGCTCGTCCTACAActccttcttctacttcttcttctcgtccACCGCATAAACTCTCACCATCTCCTTTTGAAATCAGTAAGCCGAAGGAAAATGTCACTGTCACTGTTAGGTTTCGACCTCTCAG TGCAAGAGAAGTGAAGAAAGGGGATGAGATTGCTTGGTATGCTGATGGAGATTACACTGTTAGAAATGAGTACAATACTTCAATTGCGTATGCCTTTG ATAGAGTATTTGGTCCAGCAACAACTACACGCCAAGTTTATGATATATCCGCCCAGCAAATTGTCAGTGGCGCCATGGAAGGAATTAACG GCACAGTATTTGCTTATGGTGTTACTAGTAGTGGAAAGACTCATACGATGCAT GGAGAACAAAAATCACCTGGAATCATTCCATTGGCAGTGAAGGATGTCTTTGGGATTATACAAGAG ACACCTGGAAGGGAGTTTCTTCTTCGTGTTTCCTATCTGGAGATATACAATGAG GTTATTAACGACTTGCTTGATCCAACTGGGCAGAACCTACGAATACGGGAAGATGCTCag GGAACTTATGTAGAAGGAATGAAAGAAGAAGTTGTTTTGTCGCCTGCACATGCTCTTTCTTTGATAGCATCTGGTGAAG AGCATAGACACGTCGGTTCTAATAATTATAATTTACTTAGCAGTCGGAGCCACACTATCTTCACGTTG ACAATCGAAAGCAGTTCGCGTGGTGACAATCACATGGAGGAAGATGTAGCCTTATCCCAATTG AATTTAATTGATCTTGCAGGGTCTGAAAGTTCTAAAGCGGAAACGATTGGGCTGCGTAGAAAAGAAGGTTCATACATAAATAAAAGCTTGCTTACACTTGGCACT GTGATATCCAAACTAACTGATGCCAAATCTACACATATTCCATATCGAGATTCTAAACTGACACGTGTGTTGCAGTCCTCTCTTAGTGGTCATGGACGGGTTTCA CTTATTTGTACTGTCACTCCTGCCTCAAGCAATACCGAGGAGACACACAACACACTTAAATTTGCCCATCGTAGCAAGCATGTGGAAATTAAAGCTTCTCAAAATAAG ATACTGGATGAGAAATCTGTAATTAAAAAGTATCAGAAGGAAATTACTAGTTTAAAAGAAGAGCTGCAGCACTTGAAGCAGGGAGCAACGGAGAAACCTTATGCTGTTGCTTCCAACCCGGAAGATCTTGTTAGTCTGAAGCTTCAG ATGGAAGCTGGTCAAGTTAAATTGCAGTCACGATTAGAAGAGGAAGAGCAAGCTAAGGCAGCTTTAATGGGGAGAATTCAACGGCTGACAAAGCTAATCTTGGTTTCCACAAAAAACACTTTATCATCAAGTACCCCTCAAAAGACGGGTTATAGACAAAGACACTCCTTTGGAGAAGACGAG CTAATATATTTGCCGGATAAAAAACGAGAGTACCTTATTGACGATGATGCCACTAGTATGGATTCAGAATTTTCAGCAGAAGCAAGGTATGATGCCAACAATGTAGATGAGTTGGTCAAACGTGATAAGAAGAGCAAGAGGCATGGGATGCTTGGATGGTTTAAACAGCGG AAGCCGGAGAACCTTTCTGGACTATCATCTAGTGAAAGCTCCGTTGGTGGCTCACCAGCACCATCTTCGAAGTCATCACAACATAAAGTATTAGTGACTGACATGAGGGATGGACAGAGAATGTCTGTTGGCAGAAGAGGGGATGATCCTTGTAACTTATTCAAG ACTGGAACTACAATTACAGATCAAATGGATCTACTCCGTGAGCAGGTGAAAACGTTAGCAGGGGAGCTAGCCTTGTGTATCAGTTCTTCTGAAAGGTTGTCAGAGAAAGCAGCTAGTGACCCCGAAGATTTGCATCTTCAG GACCAAATGCGGAAGCTTAAGGATGAAATCAGTGAGAAGCAGGGCCATATGCATGAACTTGAACAACTGATGCTTGGTTCTATTGAGTCTACACCACGTGCATCAAATAACATTGAGATGTCTCAG GCACTGTCAAAGTTTGCTACTCAACTAAATGAAAAAACATTCGATCTTGAG ATTAAATCAGCAGATAACCGAATACTTCAAGAACAGTTGCAGATGAAG ATGTCTGAGAATGCTGAGATGCAGGAAACCGTGCTTCTGCTAAGACAACAGCTTGATTCTTTGTTAGTTAACAACTCTGGCCAGGCAGGTAATCTTGTTGCATCCACGAATTGTTCCTCAGAGCAGTCTCGAGAAAATAGAGAATCAAAAGTTGAAATTGGTTCATATGAAGAAGGCTCAAGTAGGTGCAAGTGCAATGCTGATAAGTCTTTGAGTTCTCAAGTCCTCAAGCAA GATGCTGAAATAAAGAATCTTAAGCAAGATAATGCGAAGCTTACTGAAGAAAGGGATGGATTTGCAACTGACAACCAAAATCTGGCCGAGGAAGCCTCATATGCCAAGGAGTTGGCTTCAGCAGCTGCTATTGAGCTTAGAAATTTGGCAGAAGAAGTAACTAAACTTTCCTATGAGAACGCAAAATTGACTGGCGAATTGGCTGCACCAAAAGAATCAGCTTACTGTAGAGCTAATGCATTATCGAGAAATCCAGAGGATGGGATGTTAATTGAGGAGTTGCAGAACGAGCTTATTGTGAGATACCAAAGAGAAGCTTCTTTGGAGGCTGCTTTATCTGAGAGAATCAGAAGAGAAAGCGAGCTGGAGAAAAGATTGGATGAAGCAAAGCAACATGAAGAAGATTTAGAAAATGAACTTTCAAACATGTGGTTGCTTATCGCAAAAATGAGGAAAACTAGCATTGATCCTGAAGACTCGTACCTGGAGGGGGAACAAAAAATAAATGTTCCCCTCAAAAGCGCACAAAACGAATACCCTTCCTCAAATCATGCCCGAAATGGAACTTCCGAACCTGGCGTAAGTTGTGGCAACATGGAAGAATTAAGTACATTAGAAGAAACAAGAGCTGGCTATGAAACAGAAAAGAGAAGGTGTAGAGAGCTAGAAAGCATTATTTCCAAATTAAAG GGCCAAGATCTCAATGGCCTAGATATTGCTGCTCTTGAAGAACTTCAGGACCTTCATGTTGAGGCAATCACAAAGATTTGTCATGCGAAG TGTGCAAATCATGTCTTATAG
- the LOC113296788 gene encoding aspartic proteinase Asp1-like → MKREGKCNMGGMKLVVLYLALVLVLAAFLPGCFVVGDQELKWRKQAKSNSSPFPTLVGTSAVYPVLGNVYPVGYYYVDIRIGYPPKPFYLDIDTGSDLTWLHCDAPCLQCPEVPHPLYRLIENSHILCPDPICAIVHALEDHQCEKPTDHCDYEVEYADQGSSQGLLVKDVFPLRSSNGSLVGPRLFFGCGFDQEGSSGTTSPTDGVLGLGRGKSSIVSQLQRIGLVRNVIGHCFSSNGGGFLFFGDDLVPSSGVVWTPMSRDPKNQNHYSPGPAELFFGKQSISVKDLHVVFDSGSSYTYFNSQAYNALISSIMKDLTKTPLKITASDETLSICWKGAKAFKSITEVKKYFKPVILSFMNGKKAQRMEIPPESYLIISEFGNVCSGILNGTEIGLEDLNLIGDNFFQDRTVIYDNEKQEIGWATANCDRLPNIDREEDLSQLDTAGLDILTEDYGPGVSGFQKEYEESHKKDELRK, encoded by the exons ATGAAACGAGAGGGTAAATGCAATATGGGAGGGATGAAATTGGTGGTACTGTACTTGgcattggttttggttttggctgCATTTCTTCCAGGTTGTTTTGTAGTTGGAGATCAAGAGTTGAAGTGGAGGAAACAAGCTAAATCTAATTCTTCACCATTTCCAACTCTTGTTGGTACTTCTGCTGTTTACCCTGTTCTTGGAAATGTCTATCCTGTTGG TTATTACTATGTGGACATCAGAATTGGATATCCACCCAAACCATTCTACCTTGACATAGACACAGGCAGCGATCTTACATGGCTTCATTGTGATGCCCCCTGTCTGCAATGTCCTGAG GTTCCTCACCCATTGTACCGTTTAATCGAGAACAGCCACATCCTCTGCCCAGACCCCATTTGTGCAATTGTGCACGCTCTCGAAGATCACCAATGTGAGAAACCAACTGATCATTGTGACTATGAGGTTGAGTATGCAGATCAAGGTTCTTCTCAGGGTCTCCTTGTCAAAGATGTTTTCCCCCTTCGCTCTTCCAATGGATCACTAGTTGGACCCCGCTTGTTTTTTGG TTGTGGATTTGATCAAGAGGGCTCTAGCGGAACTACTTCTCCTACAGATGGAGTGCTAGGTCTTGGCAGAGGGAAAAGCAGCATTGTTTCTCAGCTTCAACGTATAGGGCTAGTAAGAAATGTTATTGGCCACTGCTTCAGTAGCAATGGTGGAGGCTTTCTCTTCTTTGGAGACGATCTTGTACCATCTTCTGGAGTAGTTTGGACACCTATGTCACGTGACCCCAAGAA CCAAAATCACTACTCGCCAGGGCCAGCAGAACTCTTTTTTGGAAAGCAGTCTATTAGTGTCAAGGATCTTCATGTTGTTTTTGACAGTGGGAGCTCCTACACCTATTTTAATTCTCAGGCTTACAACGCTCTCATTTCTTCT ATAATGAAAGATTTAACAAAGACACCGCTGAAAATTACTGCTTCCGACGAGACATTGTCTATTTGTTGGAAAGGCGCAAAAGCATTCAAATCCATTACTGAAGTCAAGAAATACTTCAAACCAGTAATCCTAAGCTTTATGAATGGCAAGAAAGCACAGCGAATGGAAATACCCCCCGAGTCTTACTTGATTATTAGC GAATTCGGCAATGTCTGCTCAGGAATACTTAACGGTACTGAAATTGGGTTGGAAGACCTCAACCTTATTGGAG ACAACTTTTTCCAAGATCGAACGGTGATATATGACAACGAGAAGCAGGAGATTGGATGGGCCACTGCAAATTGTGACAGGCTTCCCAA CATTGATCGTGAAGAAGACTTATCTCAACTTGATACCGCTGGGCTAGATATACTAACAGAAGATTATGGTCCTGGGGTTTCCGGTTTCCAAAAGGAGTATGAAGAATCACATAAAAAGGATGAACTACGTAAATAA